The following are from one region of the Erythrobacteraceae bacterium WH01K genome:
- a CDS encoding lytic transglycosylase domain-containing protein gives MKKLLFAVLALSGPASAQQVHIESFTSSRQQAFEILVPTVRSEVATSIGRERPHSQALEQDGRNVEFGEPSAASPSTPFVPAKAALHVPNWMRVGLPTFDPSPEIRRAGQATPGCGEVDYFPLHGIGSEAQYRRRLYFQEIVSAACAAGVPVRLFDALVAQESRYRPYARSHAGAMGLTQLMPGTADDLGVVDPWDLQENLAGGARYLRMQLDRFGKWELALAAYNAGPGRVEQYNGIPPFRETRAYVSTIMRSVQQGNTVHRAASAMPPGNPFRKVRLARFVRPSEIPED, from the coding sequence ATGAAAAAACTTCTTTTTGCCGTTTTGGCCCTGTCCGGCCCAGCTTCCGCGCAACAGGTTCATATCGAAAGTTTTACGTCGTCTCGACAGCAAGCGTTCGAGATACTTGTCCCGACGGTTCGGTCCGAGGTGGCAACTTCAATTGGTCGGGAAAGGCCACATTCGCAAGCGCTTGAGCAAGACGGACGTAATGTCGAGTTTGGCGAGCCTTCTGCTGCCAGCCCATCGACCCCATTTGTTCCGGCTAAAGCTGCGCTGCACGTACCCAATTGGATGAGGGTGGGGCTTCCAACCTTCGATCCTAGCCCGGAAATACGAAGAGCCGGTCAAGCGACACCCGGGTGCGGCGAAGTCGATTATTTCCCGCTGCACGGCATCGGCAGCGAGGCGCAATATCGACGTCGGCTATATTTTCAGGAGATTGTTTCAGCAGCTTGTGCCGCCGGCGTTCCCGTCAGACTGTTCGATGCCCTGGTGGCCCAGGAAAGCCGCTACCGTCCGTATGCGCGAAGCCATGCCGGAGCGATGGGACTGACGCAATTGATGCCGGGCACGGCCGACGATCTGGGCGTTGTCGATCCGTGGGATCTGCAGGAAAACCTTGCGGGCGGTGCGCGCTATCTCCGTATGCAACTCGATCGGTTCGGCAAATGGGAATTGGCGTTGGCCGCATATAATGCGGGACCTGGGCGAGTGGAGCAGTATAACGGGATTCCACCCTTTCGCGAGACCCGCGCTTACGTGTCCACAATAATGCGCTCTGTCCAGCAAGGTAACACCGTGCACCGCGCAGCCTCAGCAATGCCCCCGGGCAACCCCTTTCGGAAGGTACGGCTGGCGAGGTTTGTCCGCCCATCAGAAATCCCAGAAGACTGA
- a CDS encoding class I SAM-dependent methyltransferase codes for MTDQHAVYTPPAGYPILTPLYDIGARLSTREKRWRRDLVDLIEPKCNEVLLDIGAGTGSLAPLLATKNPATTYFGIDPDEDAIQIARKKAGRAGIDAEFKHGLFSVATVAKWPAPNIATLCLVLHQVPYDEKLRLLCEIYEALKPGGRLFIADYGEQQSRLMRVLFRATIQQLDGVSDTQPNADGALVPLMEQAGFLSITECKRYQTITGLISIYGATKTSADE; via the coding sequence ATGACCGATCAACATGCAGTCTATACGCCGCCAGCCGGTTATCCTATTCTCACGCCACTCTACGATATCGGGGCCCGACTTTCGACCCGCGAAAAAAGGTGGCGTAGAGACCTTGTGGACCTGATTGAGCCCAAGTGTAACGAGGTCCTGCTCGACATTGGGGCGGGTACCGGCAGCCTGGCGCCACTACTGGCCACGAAAAACCCAGCCACGACGTACTTCGGGATCGATCCAGACGAAGATGCGATCCAGATCGCACGAAAGAAAGCGGGGCGAGCTGGAATAGATGCTGAATTCAAACATGGATTATTCTCGGTGGCCACTGTTGCCAAATGGCCAGCGCCGAACATCGCCACACTCTGCCTCGTTCTCCATCAAGTTCCTTATGATGAGAAGCTCCGCTTGCTTTGCGAGATTTACGAAGCACTTAAGCCAGGTGGACGCCTGTTCATAGCAGACTACGGCGAGCAGCAATCACGCCTCATGCGTGTCCTGTTCAGAGCAACGATACAGCAGCTCGACGGTGTTTCGGACACGCAGCCAAACGCGGACGGCGCGCTTGTACCGCTTATGGAACAAGCTGGATTTCTCAGCATCACAGAATGCAAGAGATATCAAACCATCACTGGCTTGATATCGATCTACGGAGCGACCAAGACTTCTGCAGATGAATGA
- a CDS encoding sterol desaturase family protein, translated as MFVLIIAAIGSSLAAERIAPFENQWNSSHGDGRRDILHALVNEGSLVAMVLLLPLITSLVPWESAWPKTLPLWADVAMAIVLLDVGITLAHFASHRVSFLWRFHAVHHSVRRMYGFNGLLKHPVHQFIEVTAGALPWLLLGIPLDVAAVASFAVLIQLQLQHSNVDMRVGPLAYIWAVAPVHRHHHLASETDGDVNFGLFLTLWDVLLGTARFGSSQHIRAGAIGLAGIEDYPDAYLAQLAEPFRKQAQSLPELGPQSERQA; from the coding sequence TTGTTCGTTCTGATCATCGCCGCGATTGGGTCCTCGCTCGCCGCCGAGCGTATCGCGCCTTTCGAAAACCAGTGGAACTCGAGCCATGGCGATGGCCGTAGAGACATTTTGCATGCCCTCGTGAATGAAGGATCTCTTGTGGCTATGGTGCTGCTTCTTCCGCTCATCACAAGCCTTGTCCCTTGGGAATCAGCCTGGCCAAAGACGCTGCCCTTATGGGCCGATGTAGCAATGGCTATTGTACTCCTCGACGTGGGGATTACCCTTGCCCATTTCGCCAGTCACAGGGTTTCGTTTCTCTGGCGTTTTCACGCCGTGCATCATTCGGTACGCCGCATGTACGGCTTCAACGGGCTACTGAAGCATCCAGTCCACCAGTTCATCGAGGTTACCGCCGGTGCGTTGCCCTGGCTTCTTCTGGGAATCCCTCTCGATGTCGCCGCCGTGGCTTCCTTTGCGGTGCTGATACAGCTCCAGTTACAGCACTCGAACGTCGACATGCGGGTCGGGCCGTTGGCATATATCTGGGCCGTCGCTCCAGTTCATCGGCACCACCACCTCGCATCCGAAACGGACGGCGACGTCAATTTCGGTCTCTTCTTGACGCTCTGGGATGTTCTGCTTGGTACAGCGCGCTTTGGGTCGAGCCAGCATATCAGAGCGGGGGCGATTGGCCTCGCTGGCATCGAAGATTATCCGGATGCCTATCTAGCACAGTTGGCCGAACCATTTAGAAAGCAGGCACAGTCTCTGCCGGAGCTCGGCCCACAAAGCGAGAGACAGGCATGA
- a CDS encoding helix-turn-helix transcriptional regulator, giving the protein MMLGFGWALLDAQTGENRPHSHLAHQISLSLVDSCSINADRDLRLSPREAVLIPATTVHRLTPSGAILRNLYVDPFFMGTRDLNKSVGLERLSTAEANALALVGSGNEARKWMEGFLNRKGSSQIDPRLRSTLQRIEPGASPSELAKAVGVSTTRMREIAIRDFGVPTTKLLQWLQVQRAIEGFHQSHSLAAAAAAGGFSDQAHFTRRLVEWFGVTPSQGLAKIEITIVR; this is encoded by the coding sequence ATGATGCTCGGATTTGGCTGGGCACTTCTCGACGCCCAAACAGGAGAGAACCGTCCGCACAGTCATCTGGCACACCAGATCAGTCTTTCGCTGGTCGACTCTTGCAGCATTAACGCTGACCGAGATCTTCGCTTGTCGCCCCGTGAAGCTGTTCTCATCCCTGCCACCACGGTTCACCGCTTGACGCCATCCGGTGCCATCCTGCGAAATCTGTATGTCGATCCGTTTTTCATGGGAACCCGTGACCTCAACAAGAGTGTTGGACTGGAACGGCTTTCGACCGCTGAAGCGAATGCATTGGCTCTGGTTGGATCTGGGAACGAGGCACGCAAATGGATGGAAGGCTTTTTGAACCGGAAGGGTTCGAGCCAAATCGACCCGCGCCTCCGCTCTACGCTGCAACGGATCGAACCCGGGGCGTCACCTTCGGAATTGGCCAAAGCCGTCGGTGTTTCGACCACGCGGATGCGGGAAATTGCGATTCGAGATTTTGGAGTGCCGACGACCAAGCTCCTGCAATGGTTGCAAGTTCAGCGTGCCATCGAAGGTTTCCACCAGTCTCATAGTCTAGCTGCCGCCGCGGCCGCAGGTGGGTTTTCCGATCAAGCGCATTTTACCCGTCGTTTGGTCGAATGGTTCGGCGTGACGCCATCACAGGGTCTCGCAAAAATCGAGATTACCATCGTGCGTTAA